Proteins from one Aspergillus nidulans FGSC A4 chromosome VIII genomic window:
- a CDS encoding uncharacterized protein (transcript_id=CADANIAT00002187), with protein MKGTYDKNPAVVGCHGRALSLESSQHQPNESALQSARNSLKTVAWCFALASGIILAYAPMFYSIANDPPILTSSRKDFGRRLDGKLIIPALWLALWNIANPIGGVLGSIAGGYIQDRVGRRGSLTIASVVSAIGVAVAYISDLPSEINGRRSIIFVAKLVQGFAVNQVMCTTQTYMSEVLPPILRGPILGLFPTFILMGQLIGSIIIYAMAARRGPEGYKLCFVSEWPFSVLPFVVSFLMPESPTYLIRENRLDEARRCQEQLSYSTEEADMVFQQCRFSIELEKKAKGSVPGYSDCFKGTNRRRTMVVLFACLLPQLFGISLLARGSYFMQVVGMNAHTSLIFLQVGVGLGLVANVGSMITVAKFGRRPLTLFGLIACTILWMGMGIAGCFPGTATVWYTQMTILFVVTLTGLTIWPASYAFGAEASSLQLRAKTQGLGWLVNCLSNGILGIVLPYIFNDDEGALGAKTGFVYMGFCILSLAAAWRIVPEMKDKTAMEIDQVFTGAQRRIVHGDEEEIAVREREEKAWECGFGRPYVA; from the exons ATGAAGGGGACTTACGACAAGAATCCGGCTGTTGTGGGCTGTCATGGGAGAGCATTGTCCCTAGAATCAAGTCAGCACCAACCGAACGAGTCGGCTCTGCAGTCAGCCAGAAACTCCCTTAAGACCGTGGCCTGGTGCTTTGCTTTGGCTTCGGGCATAATCCT TGCGTACGCTCCAATGTTCTACTCCATCGCCAACGATCCGCCCATTCTAACATCCTCAAGAAAAGACTTCGGCCGTCGCTTAGACGGCAAACTCATCATTCCAGCCCTCTGGCTTGCGCTATGGAATATCGCAAACCCAATCGGTGGCGTACTCGGCTCTATCGCAGGAGGGTACATCCAGGACCGTGTAGGACGGCGCGGATCTCTCACCATCGCGAGCGTCGTATCAGCCATAGGTGTCGCCGTGGCCTACATCTCGGATCTCCCAAGCGAGATCAATGGCCGCAGATCCATAATCTTTGTTGCGAAACTTGTCCAGGGGTTCGCCGTTAATCAGGTTATGTGTACTACCCAAACATACATGTCTGAGGTCCTTCCTCCTATACTCCGTGGCCCGATCCTCGGCCTCTTTCCTACCTTTATCCTAATGGGCCAGCTGATCGGGAGCATAATCATCTATGCTATGGCTGCCAGACGCGGGCCAGAAGGCTACAAGCTCTGCTTTGTGTCCGAGTGGCCATTCTCTGTTCTCCCGTTCGTGGTCTCCTTCTTGATGCCAGAGAGCCCGACATACCTCATCCGAGAGAATCGTCTTGACGAGGCCCGCAGATGCCAGGAGCAGCTCTCATATTcgacagaggaagcagatATGGTCTTTCAACAATGCCGTTTCTCCATCGAGCtagagaagaaagccaaagGCTCTGTGCCGGGGTATTCCGATTGCTTCAAGGGCACCAATCGCCGCCGAACAATGGTCGTTTTATTCGCCTGCCTCCTCCCACAGCTCTTCGGAATATCGCTGCTCGCCAGAGGCAGCTATTTCATGCAAGTTGTCGGCATGAACGCGCACACcagcctcatcttcctccaggtAGGTGTCGGGCTAGGCCTCGTCGCTAACGTGGGTAGCATGATCACAGTAGCCAAGTTTGGGCGCCGCCCTCTCACTCTCTTCGGTCTGATCGCTTGCACAATCCTTtggatggggatgggcaTTGCGGGTTGTTTCCCTGGAACTGCGACTGTCTG GTACACCCAGATGACCATACTTTTTGTAGTAACGCTTACCGGTCTAACTATCTGGCCTGCCTCATACGCCTTCGGCGCCGAGGCGTCCTCTCTGCAACTCCGAGCTAAAACGCAGGGTCTGGGCTGGCTGGTCAATTGTCTCTCGAATGGTATCCTTGGCATCGTGCTGCCTTACATTTTTAATGACGATGAGGGGGCGCTAGGCGCGAAGACCGGGTTTGTCTACATGGGGTTTTGCATCCTTTCCCTGGCCGCGGCATGGAGGATTGTTCCTGAGATGAAGGATAAGACCGCCATGGAAATTGATCAGGTGTTTACAGGTGCTCAGCGGAGGATCGTGCatggcgacgaggaagaaattgCGGTtagggagagggaggagaaggcgtggGAATGTGGATTTGGAAGACCCTATGTTGCTTAG